The genomic DNA AATCGGCACTACCTTCTTTGCTTGTAATAGTCCTGCAGCATAAGCAGCATCATCTGGACCCATCGTAAAATTATCACCGATCGGCAGGAAAGCTATATCTATTGGATGTCTGTCCCCAATTAGCTTCATATCCGAAAATAATCCCGTATCCCCCGCATGATAAATGGTTTTCCCATCAATCGTTAAAAGGACACCTGCAGGCATACCAAGGTAAACGATTTCATTATTCTCGTTTATGTACCCTGACCCGTGAAATGCTTGGGTTAGCTTAACTCTACCAAACTCGAAATTAAATCCTCCACCGATATGAAGCCCATGTGTTCTTACTCCTTTAGAACCTAGATAATCAGCAATCTCTGCAGTTCCAATTACAAGCGCATCATTCTTTTTGGCAATCTCGACGGTATCACCTATATGGTCATTGTGTCCATGAGTCACAATGATTACATCTGCATGAACATCTTCAACTTTTAAATCCGTTGTTGGGTTTCCATTAATAAAGGGATCAAATAGTATTCTCGTTCCATTGGCCTCAACTAATAGTATTGAATGTCCATGAAAGCTAATTTTCATCTCTCTACACTCCTTTTCATTTATCAATTTCCTTATATCCATATTTTACTACCAATATAAGTTTACTTTCAAAAGTAATGTTGTTACTCTAAATTTATAATACCGAAGGGGGAATAACTTTGAATAGCAAGCTTAACTCAATAGCCAACTGGCTTACTCAAGAACAAATTGATTTTTGCTTTTTAACTAATCCTGACAGTGTATTTTATGTAAGTGGATTTTTAAGCGATCCCCATGAAAGGCTGCTAGGTGTAGGTATTTTCCAAAGTGGAGAACCCTTCCTTGTTTGTCCCTCAATGGAGAAGGAAGATGCAAAGAAGGCCGGATGGGGCTTTGATATAATCGGATATTCTGATATCGAAAATCCATGGATACTTATACATAAGCTTTGTAACGATCGAACGAAGTCTGTAGAAAAAATAGCCATCGAAAAAGAACATATGAATGTGGAGCGCTACGAGCTTATAGGTTCCTTATTTTCACAAGCTACTTTTCTTCCTGCAGAGGAAAAGATCCGCAAATTACGGATGGTAAAAAGCGAGAGTGAAATTGCTTCGATTCGCGAGGCGTGTGCCCTAGCTGATTACGCAATTGAAGTAGGCTGTTCCGAAATAGCGGAAGGAAAAACCGAACTGGAAGTATTAGCAGCCATTGAATATGAATTAAAGAAAAAAGGCGTTTCGGAGATGTCTTTTTCTACTATGGTTTTGACAGGGAAAAACGGAGCGTCTCCACATGGAAATCCTGGACTGACAAAAATGAAAAAAGGCGATCTTGTTCTCTTTGATTTAGGAGTCGTCGTTGATGGATACTGCTCAGATATTACCCGTACAGTAGCACTTGGTGATATAAGTGAGAAGCAAAAAGAAATATATGATACCGTTTTAAAAGCTCAAGCCTCAGCTATCGAAGCGAGTAAGCCTGGAGTAACATGCCAAGCGGTCGATCTAGCAGCAAGAAATATTATTTCAGCAGCTGGCTACGGAGAATATTTTCCACATCGGCTCGGTCACGGGCTAGGAATTAGTGTACATGAATATCCTTCTCTTACTGAAACAAATACTCTTCTACTTGAAGAAGGCATGGTCTTTACGATCGAACCAGGAATCTACGTTCCTGGAGTAGCGGGTGTCAGAATTGAAGATGACGTGCTTGTTACCTCCAATGGGGTTGAGATCTTAACAAAGTTTCCAAAGGAATTACAAATAATAAGATAAAATAAAGCTCCTTGAACATTTTTTATAGGGAACCGTTTTTAGGTGCATTTCTTAAAATACATACCGAAATGACAGTCGTATTGGCATCGTTAATTGGTATAAAGAGGAAAACTCGCTCCCTTTTAAATTTGATGTCTTGTCCTTATTCGAGTAACCAGTAACCAGCAAAATTAAGCGGAGTTTTTCCGGTTAATTGCAGAATGAAGCCCGTTTTGGGTTAAATAAGTGGAGATTTTCCGTTTATGCAAGGAAAATCTCCACTTATTCACGTTTTTTGAGACAATTGTCGGAATTTCTCCGCCTATGTAAGCTATTTTTTATCGTATTTGCTAATTAAGCGAAATTTCTCCGTCTATTATGAACTCAGATGCTTAACCGTTGAACATTTTTCATGGAGCTTTTCTTGAATTTCTATTTTTCTAATAATTCACGAGAAGCTGCATATTCTAATCCATGAGCTTCTGCCACAGCCTCATATGTGACATAGCCTTCAAGGGTATTGATTCCTTTTAGTAACGCTTCATTTTCAAGACAAGCTTTTTTATAGCCTTTGTTTGCAATTTGGAGTGCATAAGGCACGGTTACATTTGTTAAAGCCATCGTTGAAGTACGTGGTACTGCACCTGGCATGTTTGCTACTGCATAATGCACAACACCATGCTTTTCATATGTTGGCTTATCATGTGTGGTAATACGATCGGTCGTTTCAAAGATACCACCCTGATCAATCGCAATATCAACGACAACCGAGCCTGGTGACATCGACTGAATCATTTCTTCTGTCACAAGCTTAGGTGCTTTTGCTCCTGGTATTAACACAGCGCCAATGACTAAGTCAGAGCTTTTTACTTCTTCAGCAATATTGTAGTGGTTAGACATAAGAGTCGTCACATCACGGCCGAAAATATCATCAAGTTGACGAAGTCTATCAGGATTTAGATCGATAATCGTCACACTTGCCCCTAGCCCAATCGCCATTTTTGCTGCATTGGTTCCTGCCACTCCCCCACCAATGATGGTCACCTTTCCTCTATTCACACCTGGTATACCAGCAAGAAGGATTCCTTTCCCGCCATGTACTTTCTCTAGGAATTGAGCACCAATCTGTGTAGCCATTCGTCCAGCTACTTCACTCATAGGAGTTAATAGCGGAAGGCTTCCATTGGAGAGTTGGACCGTTTCATAGGCAATTCCAACTACTTTGTTTTCAATTAATGCCTTTGTTAATTCTGGCTCTGGAGCTAAATGTAAATATGTAAATAAAATCAATCCTTCTCTGAAATACTGATATTCCTCTCGAAGTGGTTCTTTAACTTTCATTACCATATCCATCGACCACGCTTTTAAAGCGCTTTCAACAATGATAGCACCAGCATCCACATAATCATCATCACTAAAACCTGATCCAAGTCCTGCCCCTGTTTCAATATGTACTACATGCCCAAATTTCACCAAATTAATAACACCAGCAGGAGTCATTGCGACTCGATTTTCGTTATTCTTTATTTCTTTAGGAACTCCAATACGCATGTCTTACCCTCCAAAATATGTAATCAGTGATCATGAAGCCGATAATAAATATACCACTTTTTTATTATAGGAATAAAGAGATTTCTGTCATCCTTTGACATAATTT from Robertmurraya sp. FSL R5-0851 includes the following:
- a CDS encoding M24 family metallopeptidase is translated as MNSKLNSIANWLTQEQIDFCFLTNPDSVFYVSGFLSDPHERLLGVGIFQSGEPFLVCPSMEKEDAKKAGWGFDIIGYSDIENPWILIHKLCNDRTKSVEKIAIEKEHMNVERYELIGSLFSQATFLPAEEKIRKLRMVKSESEIASIREACALADYAIEVGCSEIAEGKTELEVLAAIEYELKKKGVSEMSFSTMVLTGKNGASPHGNPGLTKMKKGDLVLFDLGVVVDGYCSDITRTVALGDISEKQKEIYDTVLKAQASAIEASKPGVTCQAVDLAARNIISAAGYGEYFPHRLGHGLGISVHEYPSLTETNTLLLEEGMVFTIEPGIYVPGVAGVRIEDDVLVTSNGVEILTKFPKELQIIR
- a CDS encoding metal-dependent hydrolase — encoded protein: MKISFHGHSILLVEANGTRILFDPFINGNPTTDLKVEDVHADVIIVTHGHNDHIGDTVEIAKKNDALVIGTAEIADYLGSKGVRTHGLHIGGGFNFEFGRVKLTQAFHGSGYINENNEIVYLGMPAGVLLTIDGKTIYHAGDTGLFSDMKLIGDRHPIDIAFLPIGDNFTMGPDDAAYAAGLLQAKKVVPIHFNTFPLLQQDPRTFVKMLPDGVGAVLDVGQSIEL
- the ald gene encoding alanine dehydrogenase, which gives rise to MRIGVPKEIKNNENRVAMTPAGVINLVKFGHVVHIETGAGLGSGFSDDDYVDAGAIIVESALKAWSMDMVMKVKEPLREEYQYFREGLILFTYLHLAPEPELTKALIENKVVGIAYETVQLSNGSLPLLTPMSEVAGRMATQIGAQFLEKVHGGKGILLAGIPGVNRGKVTIIGGGVAGTNAAKMAIGLGASVTIIDLNPDRLRQLDDIFGRDVTTLMSNHYNIAEEVKSSDLVIGAVLIPGAKAPKLVTEEMIQSMSPGSVVVDIAIDQGGIFETTDRITTHDKPTYEKHGVVHYAVANMPGAVPRTSTMALTNVTVPYALQIANKGYKKACLENEALLKGINTLEGYVTYEAVAEAHGLEYAASRELLEK